The following is a genomic window from Niabella soli DSM 19437.
TGCCGTCCGTTTTATAATATACCGGTATGCTTTCCGATCTGCCGGTGTGGAAGAAATCATTCACATACAGCGTTGCAGGGTATTGAACGCTTGCTTTTATTTTAGAGTTCAATCCAAAATTACCGGCGATGATATCGGGCTTGCCATCCTTATTTACATCGGCTACCTGTAAACAGTTCCACCATCCTGATGACTCCGGAATTTCATGACTTTTTTGAAAAGAGGTACCATCGTATTTCAAAACGGTAACGGGCATCCAGTCGCCAACGATCACCAGTTCATTTTTTCCATCGCCGTCAATATCGGCCCACTGCGCGTCAGTAACCATCCCCAATTGGTTCAGTATCGCGGCAGCTTTATTTGTAACGTCTTCAAAAATCCCCCTACCCTTATTATGCAGCAGTGCACTATTGGGCGGCATACCATAGCTTCCGGGTATATCCCGCGCTCCAATAAAAATATCGGGCCATCCGTCCCGGTCATAGTCTATAATTTTTACACAGGAGGCATTTAAAGACAGGAAGGGTAAGGAGCTAGCCGGGGCTTTTGAAAAATTTCCTTTTCCATCATTCAGGTACAACCGGGGTCTTAAAAACACCGATCCGATTCTCTCCTGGTTGCCGCCGGAGGCAACAATAAGGTCTATATCGCCATCCTTATCCACGTCCGCGAACTGAGCGCCTATATCTTCATAATTCGCATCTTGCTCCAGTACCGGTTGTTTTAGCTGCGTGAACGGGCCTGCCGTCGTTTGTATAAAGATCTTGGCTGTATCTCCGGCAGCCCCTCCCATAAAAAAGTCTTCCAGTCCATCGCTGTTTATATCGGCAACTGCCAGTTTTGGTCCTTCGGTAGAGAGCATTTTCGGGATCAGCCGTTCGTTGTCAAAATCAATAAACGCGTTTTCTTTGTGGGTAATAGCTCCCTGAAGCAATTCATTAGTGACCTCTTTAAAAAATGGCGGATGCGGATCTTGCCAGGGAATGAACGGCAGGCTGGCAGCACTTTGCTTTAGCGTCAGCAAGGTATCTGCCTTAATATTTTTTAGTACCTGCACTTTTAAATTTGGCCAGCGGATAACCAGCGAGTCTATTGCATTGACGGTTCCCAAACCAAAATTCAGGACCGGTTCCACGCAGCTTTCAAAGCCCCGTTCGGGGATCGCTTCCAGCACCTGCATTTGATTTTTGGCGTAGAGCGTTACCCTTGAGCCTACGCCAAAAGTGTTCATACCTTCGCCCTGTAATTGCACTTTTAAATAATGATGCTGCAGCACCTCGCTTGCTTTGTTGCGATACACAAACGCTTCCATATTCTCATTATTCACTACAAGATCCAAATCTCCATCTCCATCCAGATCACCATAAGCGGCACCATTGCTAAAGCTTGGCGTTGCCAATCCCAGGAGGGTACTTGCATTTTTAAAGGTCAGGTTCTTATTGTTTAAAAAACCATAGTTGGGAATGGGAGTGGAGGGAAGCTTTGCCAGTATCGCCTTAAAGTCGAATTTGCCCGCTTGTTTTACCTGTTTGAGCAAATCGATCCCACCAAAATAATCCAGGAAATCCTGGTTGGTGAGGTCCTTGCTGATCCCGTTGCTGACAAAAATATCTTTCCAGCCGTCGTTGTTAAAGTCGAAGCTAAGGGCACCCCAGCTCCAGTCGGTAGCCTCTATGCCTGCCAGTTGCGCAATTTCGCTAAAGGTACCATTACCATTATTTAACTGTAAACAATTCTCGGTAAACTGATGATGAAAATCGTTTTGCAGTTTTGCATTAAAAACATCATAATCATCAAAGCGGGTCATTTCCTTTAGCCGCTTGTCCCCTTCGGGCAGCATATCGGTGGTAAATACATCCAGCCAGCCATCGTTGTTGATGTCCATCATATCACTTCCCATAGAAGCCTGGCTCATGTGCCCCAGCGCGTCGTCCGACACTTCTTTAAACGTACCATTTTTTTGATTGATATACACATAATCTTTCTCAAAAAAATCATTGCTTACATATAGATCCTCCCAGCCGTCGTTATTTAGATCTCCAACAGTGATGCCCAATCCAAATCCTATTTCACTGCCATAAATATTGGCCTGCGCGCTTACGTCGGCAAAGTGCCCGTTATCATTTCTGTATAGCCGGTGACCGCCGTTCGGACTTCTGATGTTCCGCAGGTTCTTGTTATACCCAAAACTTTCAATAGGCCGGTAACTGTTGTTCAATACAAAACAGTCCAGGTCCCCGTCATGATCATAATCAAAAAAAACAGCCTGGGTGCTCAGGCCCGTATCGTCCAACCCGTAGGCATGCGCTTCTTCTTTAAACGTACCATCCTTTTGATTTATATAGAGCTCATTGGCCCGGTCATCGCCCTTAATATCTCCGCTATTGCTAATATAAATATCCAGCCAACCATCGCCATTCACATCCGCCATGGTAACGCCGGTATGCCATTTATGAATGCCTTTGACGCCCGCTTTAGCGGTAATATCTTCAAACTTCCAGTTGCCTTTATTCAGGTATAGTTTGCAATCGCTCTGGTTGGAAGTAAAGAATACATCCGGTTTGCCGTCGTTGTTGATATCTCCAATGGCCACGCCGCCGCCGTTATAAAAATTACGGTATCCAAAAACATTGAAGCCCAGGGTGTCAATTACCTTATTGTTAAAGCGGATCCCGGTTGCGGCTGATGGTTGTAGCTCAAACAGGTTTTCAAGCTTTTCATCTGCTGCATCCTTCGCTGCCGGTGCTTTACAGGACCCCAAAAGAAATAAAGTTATAACGGAGAGAAAAGTAACGGTCTTCATTGCTGATAAAAAAATTGAAGCAATAATTTAAATTATTGCTTCAATAAAAATAGGTTAAAATATAATTAATAAATCCTAGTACCCGGGATTTTGAACAAGCCCCGAATTAGCTGTCATTTGCTGAGCCGGGATCGGGAACACCATAGTATGCTGATCAGGATCCTTGGCTTTACCCGGCACCCTGGCCCTTGTAAAGTAGTCGCCATTGCCCGCTACTTCATACCGGATCAGATCATCGCGGCGCACGCCTTCATAAGCCATCTCGCGGCCTTTTTCTGCCAACAAGGTAGTGAGATTAATCGTAGTAAGGTTGAAGGAAGAGTTACCGCCGTAGGCCCTTGTACGCAATTGATTCACCAGAGGCAACGCTGCCCCCGGGTTACCTAAACGGATCTGGGCCTCTGCCTTTATAAGTAAGATCTCTGCCAGGCGGAAAATGATAATATCGTTATCCATATCATTGCCGCTTTTACCGGAATTGGGGCTGGGAAAGTATTTGATATTCCGCACTCCGGCCAGGCGGCCCTGGGCGCTCGGATCAGAAAACAAAGTGAAATTAGGGTTAAAGGCCAGGGGGAACCCGGTCTGCGCATCCAATATATAATTAGCTGAAGGCCCGGCAACCACCACGTTTTGCGAAGGCGGGTAATTGTAAGTACCTATAAATTGCTGCCCTATCAACCACTGGCCGCTGCGCATATCCCTGTAAGTTCGCAAGGTATTGCTGCCGCTTGCGGCATAGGAGGAAGTGGTATCGAAATTATTATAGAAATCAGCGGCCGAGCAGAAGCCATTCCACAAATTGGCCCCGGTAGACATTCCAAAAGCCAGGTAGCTTTGATAATGTAAAATAGCATTCTCCCAGCTACTCACTTTGTTGTTGATATGATCGGTAACTACGGCAAAAATATTTTCGGTGCTGGAGGGTCCATTGGTAGGCGCAAAATTGTCGAAATAATTGCTCATCAATGAATACTTATTGGAAAGCAGGATGGAATCGCAATAATCGCTGGCCTTCTGCCAGGCCGGTGTGCCCGCGGTATAGCTCAACCCCGGTTTTCCTGTAAGCACCTGGGCGTTCAGATACATCCTGGCCAATAAAGCAAAAGCAAAATACCTGGTAACCTTTCCGTATGTGGAGGCATCCACGGTAGTGGTAAGATAAGGAAGACTGCTCTGTACTTCTGATACAATGAAATTAAAAACATCCGCCCGGGCTTTTGTGGGGCTGGTAGTGCTGGTGGTGGTGTCTGTAACGATCGGGATATTCCCAAATACATCCATCGCCATAAAATAATAATAAGCGCGCAATGTTTTTACCT
Proteins encoded in this region:
- a CDS encoding VCBS repeat-containing protein → MKTVTFLSVITLFLLGSCKAPAAKDAADEKLENLFELQPSAATGIRFNNKVIDTLGFNVFGYRNFYNGGGVAIGDINNDGKPDVFFTSNQSDCKLYLNKGNWKFEDITAKAGVKGIHKWHTGVTMADVNGDGWLDIYISNSGDIKGDDRANELYINQKDGTFKEEAHAYGLDDTGLSTQAVFFDYDHDGDLDCFVLNNSYRPIESFGYNKNLRNIRSPNGGHRLYRNDNGHFADVSAQANIYGSEIGFGLGITVGDLNNDGWEDLYVSNDFFEKDYVYINQKNGTFKEVSDDALGHMSQASMGSDMMDINNDGWLDVFTTDMLPEGDKRLKEMTRFDDYDVFNAKLQNDFHHQFTENCLQLNNGNGTFSEIAQLAGIEATDWSWGALSFDFNNDGWKDIFVSNGISKDLTNQDFLDYFGGIDLLKQVKQAGKFDFKAILAKLPSTPIPNYGFLNNKNLTFKNASTLLGLATPSFSNGAAYGDLDGDGDLDLVVNNENMEAFVYRNKASEVLQHHYLKVQLQGEGMNTFGVGSRVTLYAKNQMQVLEAIPERGFESCVEPVLNFGLGTVNAIDSLVIRWPNLKVQVLKNIKADTLLTLKQSAASLPFIPWQDPHPPFFKEVTNELLQGAITHKENAFIDFDNERLIPKMLSTEGPKLAVADINSDGLEDFFMGGAAGDTAKIFIQTTAGPFTQLKQPVLEQDANYEDIGAQFADVDKDGDIDLIVASGGNQERIGSVFLRPRLYLNDGKGNFSKAPASSLPFLSLNASCVKIIDYDRDGWPDIFIGARDIPGSYGMPPNSALLHNKGRGIFEDVTNKAAAILNQLGMVTDAQWADIDGDGKNELVIVGDWMPVTVLKYDGTSFQKSHEIPESSGWWNCLQVADVNKDGKPDIIAGNFGLNSKIKASVQYPATLYVNDFFHTGRSESIPVYYKTDGKAYPFYLKSDLVTELPLLKKRFLYYKDYAGKSIDEVFTTEEMNGALQLHANQTQTTVFINEGNNTFRQMPLPVMGQIAPVFGIVITDLNNDKTPDIFMGGNFYGFKPEVGRLDASYGLSFIGDGRSGFQYLSNNESGLFVKGEVRDVKVINTAKGQLILVARNNAPLAIFRKQTK
- a CDS encoding RagB/SusD family nutrient uptake outer membrane protein; translation: MNNKIFKGLCVGLLGMIALNSCTKLDVKTYSVVGSGSYWQTPDQITAGVAPAYGGFNSISAIDAGIATMLECTADDIVVPTRGNDWGDAGHWDALWKHTYEKTNSNWNNGWNDIFNAISSCNNIITAVNGIKPAPSSLPVILAQVKTLRAYYYFMAMDVFGNIPIVTDTTTSTTSPTKARADVFNFIVSEVQSSLPYLTTTVDASTYGKVTRYFAFALLARMYLNAQVLTGKPGLSYTAGTPAWQKASDYCDSILLSNKYSLMSNYFDNFAPTNGPSSTENIFAVVTDHINNKVSSWENAILHYQSYLAFGMSTGANLWNGFCSAADFYNNFDTTSSYAASGSNTLRTYRDMRSGQWLIGQQFIGTYNYPPSQNVVVAGPSANYILDAQTGFPLAFNPNFTLFSDPSAQGRLAGVRNIKYFPSPNSGKSGNDMDNDIIIFRLAEILLIKAEAQIRLGNPGAALPLVNQLRTRAYGGNSSFNLTTINLTTLLAEKGREMAYEGVRRDDLIRYEVAGNGDYFTRARVPGKAKDPDQHTMVFPIPAQQMTANSGLVQNPGY